A window from Shimia isoporae encodes these proteins:
- a CDS encoding thioesterase family protein, giving the protein MTFDAPFTSSWMEVEEQWLDFNGHLNMAFYNVLFDRGVDQIWTELGFGPEYRERTGNTTFSAEFHLCYLRELHLGDKVRATFHLLDYDEKRLHFYQELWHEDGWLSATGEGIGLHIDQSGPRVAPMPDEIFANVAALHQAHSILPTPERVGRVMGVPKKA; this is encoded by the coding sequence ATGACATTTGACGCGCCGTTCACATCCAGCTGGATGGAAGTCGAGGAGCAATGGCTTGATTTCAACGGCCACTTGAACATGGCGTTCTACAACGTGCTCTTTGACCGCGGGGTTGATCAAATCTGGACCGAACTCGGGTTTGGCCCTGAATACAGAGAACGCACGGGCAACACGACTTTCTCGGCAGAATTCCATCTTTGTTACCTGAGAGAACTGCATTTGGGAGACAAGGTGCGCGCGACTTTCCACCTTTTGGACTACGACGAGAAGCGACTGCATTTTTATCAGGAGCTTTGGCACGAAGACGGATGGCTTTCTGCCACCGGAGAAGGGATCGGGTTGCACATTGACCAAAGCGGTCCTCGCGTTGCCCCGATGCCTGACGAAATCTTTGCCAACGTGGCGGCCTTGCACCAAGCACATTCAATTCTGCCGACACCTGAGCGGGTCGGACGTGTCATGGGTGTACCGAAAAAGGCTTGA
- a CDS encoding MBL fold metallo-hydrolase, whose amino-acid sequence MKQFKKIAIGMLCGLGFSGVASMGSAASCLEIVLTGVQGGPPVFQGQAGAGTLVKYGSEENGCSDVLLQFDAGRGTTQQLSKIGVPVGKLNAVFFTHIHSDHSEGLMDMMQLRWHFNSAGPKIDMVCSEDITAPQGHTMSCREYGQNLGAALIASGEMAQRLSENPKRLAGGPSDLINTMTFAGKDDAQIVWESGDVQVSAIKSRHVAGHASYRVDTPAGSVVIGGDAGNDTPAPPRETSTSAQVEALSNGADVVVHSVIHPIMGPDGESGFPPPIYYRQSTATDLGGLSKRAGVKHLMLTHHIPPLGAPKQGPYPVKKGGLTAEDYIEAVRASGYDGDVIIGPDLTKLRLVAQ is encoded by the coding sequence ATGAAACAATTCAAGAAAATTGCTATCGGAATGCTCTGTGGACTTGGGTTTTCAGGGGTCGCAAGCATGGGGTCTGCAGCTTCATGCCTTGAGATCGTGCTGACAGGTGTCCAGGGAGGACCGCCGGTCTTTCAGGGACAGGCTGGCGCAGGCACTTTGGTGAAATACGGCAGCGAGGAGAACGGCTGTTCAGACGTCTTGCTTCAATTTGATGCAGGGCGAGGCACAACTCAGCAGTTGTCCAAGATCGGTGTGCCAGTCGGCAAATTGAACGCTGTGTTTTTCACGCACATTCACTCAGATCACAGCGAAGGCCTCATGGATATGATGCAGCTTCGTTGGCACTTCAATTCGGCAGGACCAAAGATTGATATGGTTTGTTCCGAAGACATCACTGCACCCCAGGGCCATACGATGAGTTGTCGTGAGTACGGGCAAAACCTCGGAGCGGCATTGATCGCATCAGGCGAAATGGCTCAGCGCCTGTCGGAAAATCCCAAGCGTCTGGCCGGCGGGCCTTCTGATTTGATCAACACGATGACCTTTGCAGGAAAAGACGATGCTCAGATCGTTTGGGAGTCCGGAGACGTTCAGGTGTCCGCGATCAAGTCCCGCCACGTGGCAGGTCACGCCTCGTACCGGGTCGATACACCTGCCGGTAGCGTCGTAATAGGCGGAGATGCCGGCAATGACACGCCAGCGCCACCGCGCGAAACTTCGACGTCAGCACAGGTCGAAGCGTTGTCAAACGGAGCAGACGTGGTTGTCCATTCGGTCATCCACCCAATCATGGGGCCGGATGGCGAGTCAGGCTTTCCGCCGCCGATCTATTACCGGCAGTCAACGGCAACCGATCTGGGCGGGTTGTCCAAGCGGGCAGGGGTCAAGCACTTGATGCTCACCCATCACATCCCGCCGCTCGGTGCACCAAAGCAAGGGCCCTATCCTGTCAAAAAGGGTGGCCTGACGGCTGAAGATTACATCGAAGCGGTGCGCGCCAGCGGTTACGACGGCGATGTCATCATTGGACCTGACCTGACCAAGCTCCGGCTCGTGGCTCAGTAA
- a CDS encoding DUF4177 domain-containing protein: MKAIDTMIYEYKVVPAPTKGQKARGVKGAEGKFANALEAKMNELAADGWEFIRTETLPSEERSGLTSTATKYRSVMVFRRPRADDPSAFQPKELEHPKAAELPAPSAATSTSAKQDEPPLKSDEEVTPDRAVDSLTQETANEDGADVTDISEALKKRAETTDQS, encoded by the coding sequence GTGAAAGCGATTGATACAATGATCTACGAATACAAAGTGGTCCCTGCCCCCACAAAAGGCCAGAAAGCACGCGGCGTGAAGGGCGCGGAAGGCAAGTTTGCCAACGCGTTGGAAGCCAAAATGAACGAACTCGCTGCGGATGGCTGGGAGTTCATTCGGACAGAAACACTGCCGAGCGAAGAGCGCAGCGGTCTGACCTCCACAGCCACTAAATACCGGAGCGTTATGGTGTTCCGTCGTCCTCGCGCTGACGATCCGAGCGCCTTCCAACCCAAGGAACTGGAACATCCGAAGGCAGCGGAACTTCCGGCACCCTCGGCTGCGACGTCGACTTCGGCAAAGCAGGACGAACCGCCGCTGAAGTCCGACGAAGAGGTGACGCCGGATCGCGCCGTCGACTCCCTGACCCAAGAAACCGCAAACGAAGACGGTGCGGATGTCACCGACATTTCCGAAGCGCTCAAGAAGCGCGCGGAAACGACGGACCAAAGCTGA
- a CDS encoding AraC family transcriptional regulator, with protein MKEQKYLHLAAITRDFVEYMISVGYTEKQLMGGTGITLEEVSVPEAMAPMGASAEIFNRAAALSGDDLVHFKWAQERRLKRLGVIGYLGRSSPTVRDMLDNLNRYQRTITEAVIVDMSQLESDGIYRWNMNLPRSVDAGFIVEAQLVQLVAGLRHLLPRELTPSRISFAHHRAKNKEAFTQYFQCPVAFDQPSNELVFSKPDLDLPLSTADSALYQILRQHCDMVLERTPTSRSDIRVQVEGKIVDLLSTGQANIEVVSRDLGMSSRTLARRLGEAGTTYQKVLSNLRRALAERYLKDGAMSQTEIAFLLGYSDVSSFASAFKRWTGHSPGDERRMI; from the coding sequence ATGAAAGAGCAGAAGTATCTTCACCTCGCCGCAATAACCCGTGACTTCGTCGAGTATATGATTTCGGTCGGATACACCGAAAAACAGCTCATGGGCGGAACGGGTATCACGCTTGAGGAAGTTTCCGTACCGGAAGCGATGGCTCCGATGGGTGCGAGCGCTGAAATCTTCAACCGCGCCGCCGCGTTGAGTGGCGACGATCTTGTTCACTTCAAATGGGCACAGGAACGTCGACTGAAACGACTCGGCGTGATCGGATACCTTGGCCGCAGTTCTCCGACCGTCCGGGACATGTTGGATAACCTCAACCGATACCAGCGCACGATAACCGAAGCGGTGATCGTCGATATGAGCCAGCTGGAAAGCGACGGCATTTATCGTTGGAACATGAACCTGCCAAGGTCGGTGGATGCAGGCTTTATTGTCGAGGCGCAATTGGTGCAACTGGTGGCCGGTCTTCGGCACCTTCTGCCCCGCGAACTGACACCGTCACGCATCTCGTTTGCCCACCACCGCGCCAAGAACAAAGAAGCCTTCACCCAGTACTTTCAGTGTCCCGTCGCTTTCGATCAACCGTCTAACGAATTGGTGTTCTCAAAACCGGACCTTGATCTCCCGCTGTCAACCGCCGACAGCGCGCTCTATCAGATTTTACGCCAGCACTGCGACATGGTGCTTGAACGCACACCAACGTCTCGCTCCGATATTCGAGTGCAGGTCGAAGGCAAGATCGTCGATCTTCTGTCTACGGGTCAGGCCAACATCGAAGTCGTATCGCGCGACCTGGGCATGAGCAGCCGCACCCTCGCCCGCCGCCTTGGCGAAGCCGGCACGACCTATCAAAAAGTTCTGTCCAACCTGCGCCGCGCGCTTGCTGAGCGCTACCTGAAGGACGGAGCCATGAGTCAGACGGAAATCGCCTTTCTGCTTGGCTATTCCGACGTGAGCAGTTTTGCGTCTGCTTTCAAACGCTGGACAGGTCACTCGCCAGGAGACGAGCGGCGTATGATCTGA
- a CDS encoding J domain-containing protein encodes MTKPDPFGFDMSVKSAKKKNPRGRRGMSGASETSTRVCEHEGCDEPGKYRAPRAPDVLDEFKWFCKEHVREYNLKWSFFDGKTEAELNAQNSADKVWERETKKFTDPEARAWARLGIEDPHQVLGGNATQNPGKNGGAAKRLPPTERRAIEILEAKDSWTKAEVRKAYKKLIKVLHPDMNGGDRSQEEQLQEVVWAWDQIKDSRNFK; translated from the coding sequence ATGACCAAGCCAGATCCCTTTGGTTTCGATATGTCGGTGAAATCGGCAAAGAAGAAAAATCCGCGCGGTCGCCGTGGCATGTCCGGTGCGTCCGAGACATCAACACGCGTTTGCGAACACGAGGGATGTGATGAACCCGGGAAATACCGAGCGCCACGCGCGCCGGATGTACTCGACGAATTCAAATGGTTCTGCAAGGAACACGTGCGTGAATACAACCTCAAATGGAGCTTCTTCGACGGCAAGACCGAAGCCGAGTTGAACGCGCAAAACTCTGCAGACAAGGTTTGGGAACGCGAAACCAAAAAGTTCACCGATCCCGAAGCTCGCGCCTGGGCGCGTCTCGGCATCGAAGACCCGCATCAGGTATTGGGTGGAAACGCAACGCAGAACCCTGGCAAAAACGGCGGTGCTGCCAAGCGCCTGCCGCCCACCGAGCGCCGCGCGATAGAAATTCTCGAGGCCAAGGACAGCTGGACCAAAGCCGAAGTCCGCAAGGCTTACAAAAAGCTCATCAAGGTTCTGCACCCTGATATGAACGGCGGTGACCGCAGTCAGGAAGAACAGTTGCAGGAAGTTGTTTGGGCTTGGGATCAGATCAAGGACAGCCGCAACTTTAAGTAA
- the gatB gene encoding Asp-tRNA(Asn)/Glu-tRNA(Gln) amidotransferase subunit GatB: protein MLDLTYETPKPKVIAGAKHDWELVIGMEVHAQVSSNAKLFSGASTKFGNEPNSNVAFVDSAMPGMLPVINEFCVEQAVRTGLGLNAEIHLKSAFDRKNYFYPDLPQGYQISQLYEPIVGEGEILVDMEPGVARLVRVERIHLEQDAGKSVHDMDPNLSFVDLNRTGVALMEIVSRPDIRGPEEAAAYVNKLRQILRYLGTCDGNMQNGNLRADVNVSICRPGAYEKYMETQDFSHLGTRCEIKNMNSMRFIQMAIMVEAERQIKIVEAGGEVDQETRLYDPDRNETRSMRSKEEAHDYRYFPDPDLLPLEIEQGWVDDIAANLPELPDQKKNRFISDFGLSEYDASVLTAEKENADFFEAVADGRNGKLAANWVINELFGRLKKDEHAITASPISPAQLGGILDLIASDAISGKIAKDLFEIVYTEGGDPAKIVEERGMKQVTDTGAIEAALDEIIAANPAQVEKAQVNPKLAGWFVGQVMKATGGKANPKAVNELVAKKLNG from the coding sequence ATGCTCGACCTGACATATGAGACCCCAAAGCCCAAAGTGATTGCGGGCGCCAAACATGACTGGGAACTGGTCATTGGTATGGAGGTTCACGCACAGGTTTCTTCTAATGCGAAACTGTTTTCCGGGGCATCGACGAAATTCGGCAACGAACCTAATTCCAACGTGGCCTTTGTTGACTCCGCAATGCCGGGAATGCTGCCTGTAATCAATGAGTTCTGCGTTGAGCAGGCGGTACGGACAGGCCTCGGTCTGAATGCTGAAATTCACCTGAAGTCGGCGTTTGACCGGAAAAACTATTTTTATCCGGATCTGCCTCAAGGCTATCAGATCAGCCAACTTTACGAGCCGATCGTTGGCGAGGGCGAAATCCTCGTGGACATGGAACCCGGTGTCGCGCGTTTGGTTCGCGTTGAGCGGATCCACCTGGAACAGGACGCGGGGAAGTCGGTGCACGACATGGACCCGAACCTGTCGTTTGTCGATCTCAACCGGACCGGTGTGGCGCTGATGGAAATCGTATCCCGCCCTGACATTCGTGGCCCGGAAGAAGCAGCGGCTTATGTAAACAAGCTGCGCCAGATCCTTCGCTATCTAGGCACATGTGACGGCAACATGCAGAACGGCAACCTGCGCGCGGACGTGAACGTATCTATCTGTCGCCCGGGCGCGTACGAAAAATACATGGAAACGCAAGATTTCTCGCATCTTGGTACGCGCTGCGAAATCAAGAACATGAACTCCATGCGATTTATCCAAATGGCGATCATGGTCGAGGCGGAGCGCCAGATCAAAATCGTCGAGGCAGGCGGAGAAGTGGACCAGGAAACCCGTCTCTATGATCCGGATCGCAACGAAACCCGCTCGATGCGTTCCAAAGAAGAGGCGCACGACTACCGCTATTTCCCGGATCCCGACCTTCTTCCTCTGGAGATCGAACAGGGTTGGGTTGACGATATTGCCGCTAACCTGCCGGAGCTTCCGGACCAGAAAAAGAATCGTTTTATCAGCGACTTCGGCCTGTCTGAATATGACGCGTCGGTACTAACCGCCGAAAAAGAGAATGCTGACTTTTTCGAGGCTGTCGCAGACGGCCGAAATGGCAAACTGGCGGCAAACTGGGTGATCAACGAACTGTTTGGTCGTCTGAAAAAGGATGAGCACGCCATAACCGCAAGCCCGATCTCGCCCGCACAGTTGGGCGGCATTCTTGACCTGATTGCGAGCGATGCCATCTCTGGCAAAATCGCCAAAGACCTGTTCGAGATCGTCTACACCGAAGGTGGTGATCCCGCCAAGATCGTTGAAGAGCGCGGCATGAAACAGGTTACCGACACCGGTGCCATCGAAGCGGCTCTGGACGAAATCATCGCTGCAAACCCCGCGCAGGTTGAAAAGGCTCAGGTGAACCCGAAGCTGGCAGGCTGGTTTGTCGGACAGGTGATGAAGGCGACGGGTGGGAAGGCCAACCCGAAGGCAGTAAACGAGCTGGTTGCAAAGAAGCTGAACGGCTAG
- the msrB gene encoding peptide-methionine (R)-S-oxide reductase MsrB: MNRRHFLLGLTALATLPKSVLAATFEVTRTDAEWKAMLTPLQFKVMRKEGTERAGSSPLDKNYEKGIYHCRGCDLKLYSSKHKYDSGTGWPSFYKSLPNAIGTKDDRKLLRVRTECHCRRCGSHLGHIFNDGPKPTGKRHCLNGVSLVFKEA; this comes from the coding sequence ATGAACCGTAGACATTTCCTGCTTGGACTAACCGCGCTTGCAACTCTCCCAAAATCCGTTCTGGCGGCGACCTTTGAAGTCACGCGTACCGACGCAGAGTGGAAAGCCATGCTGACGCCGTTGCAATTCAAGGTAATGCGCAAGGAAGGCACAGAGCGGGCAGGGTCCTCGCCGTTGGACAAGAACTACGAAAAGGGCATCTACCATTGTCGCGGGTGTGACCTGAAACTCTATAGTTCCAAACACAAATATGACAGCGGCACCGGTTGGCCGAGTTTTTATAAATCGCTGCCAAATGCGATTGGCACCAAGGACGACCGGAAGTTGCTCAGAGTGCGCACGGAATGTCACTGCCGGCGCTGTGGCAGCCATTTGGGGCACATTTTCAATGATGGTCCAAAGCCAACAGGCAAGCGACACTGCCTGAATGGCGTGTCGCTTGTTTTCAAGGAAGCTTAA
- a CDS encoding adenylate/guanylate cyclase domain-containing protein produces the protein MERITKFFMKHPSWVLALVCLALLGLPLALWQDMDELSHRAMERQSRSMNAVLSAVRGYYSENVVDRILHHDGETQVVHNYRNEPGAVPIPATLSLELGAELAAANAAVTYRFVSDYPFKNREQHELTSFEANALERFRANPGMGEIMHEEGGTFLDHSVTMATPIRMTEACVECHNTHPESTKIDWDEGDVRGVQIVTVHQPIAQNLWAFRWMLTYLVVAGGGGLLFALLQFRTARRFATINDELAANNTFLADVSAKLSKYLEPQVYKSIFAGERDVAISTERKKLTVFFSDIKDFTATTERMQPEELTKLLNEYFTEMSRIAEEHGATIDKFIGDAIVAFFGDPSTKGPAEDARACVRMALAMQDRLEELEAVWRNNGLEHPFRARMGLNTGYCNVGNFGSDMRMDYTIIGAEANLAARLESIAEPGGIVMSYETYAHARDLIQAEPLEPQRFKGISREITPYRVIRKPRNKQSIQSHKGGDMLVVDLQGIDDGTRDAVTRAVEQALGQKKQK, from the coding sequence ATGGAACGCATTACAAAATTCTTCATGAAACACCCTTCTTGGGTGCTTGCTTTGGTGTGTCTCGCGCTCTTGGGACTTCCACTCGCGCTTTGGCAGGACATGGACGAATTGAGCCATCGCGCCATGGAACGACAAAGCCGCAGCATGAACGCGGTTCTGTCGGCCGTGCGTGGGTATTATTCAGAGAATGTGGTCGATCGTATCCTGCACCATGACGGCGAAACGCAGGTTGTCCACAACTATAGAAACGAGCCGGGCGCCGTTCCGATCCCGGCGACCCTGTCACTTGAACTCGGTGCGGAGCTTGCCGCCGCCAACGCCGCTGTCACCTATCGGTTTGTGTCGGACTACCCGTTCAAAAACCGAGAACAGCATGAGCTGACGTCCTTTGAAGCAAATGCGCTGGAGAGGTTCCGCGCCAATCCCGGCATGGGCGAGATTATGCATGAGGAAGGCGGGACATTTCTGGATCACTCGGTCACAATGGCCACCCCCATCCGCATGACCGAAGCCTGCGTCGAATGTCACAACACGCACCCCGAAAGCACCAAGATAGACTGGGACGAAGGTGACGTACGCGGCGTGCAGATCGTAACTGTCCATCAGCCCATTGCCCAAAACCTCTGGGCGTTCCGCTGGATGCTGACGTATCTGGTCGTTGCCGGTGGTGGCGGGTTGCTGTTCGCCCTGTTGCAGTTCCGGACCGCCCGAAGGTTTGCCACGATTAACGACGAGCTGGCCGCCAACAATACCTTTTTGGCGGATGTTTCCGCGAAGCTTTCCAAGTATCTGGAGCCTCAGGTTTACAAATCGATCTTCGCAGGCGAGCGCGATGTGGCGATCTCTACAGAGCGCAAGAAACTCACGGTGTTCTTTTCGGACATCAAGGATTTCACTGCCACGACAGAGCGTATGCAGCCTGAAGAACTGACGAAGTTGTTGAACGAGTACTTCACCGAAATGAGCCGGATCGCCGAGGAGCACGGCGCAACGATCGACAAGTTCATCGGAGACGCGATCGTGGCCTTTTTCGGTGATCCAAGCACCAAGGGGCCAGCCGAAGATGCGCGGGCCTGTGTGCGCATGGCGCTGGCGATGCAGGACCGGCTGGAAGAACTGGAAGCGGTCTGGCGCAACAACGGGCTGGAGCACCCGTTCCGCGCCCGTATGGGGTTGAACACTGGTTACTGTAACGTCGGTAACTTCGGATCCGACATGCGGATGGACTACACGATCATCGGCGCCGAAGCCAATCTGGCAGCGCGCCTTGAGAGCATCGCGGAACCGGGCGGCATCGTGATGAGCTATGAAACCTACGCACATGCCCGCGACCTGATTCAAGCGGAGCCGCTGGAGCCACAGCGCTTCAAGGGAATTTCCAGAGAAATCACCCCCTACAGGGTCATCCGAAAACCCAGGAACAAGCAATCGATCCAGTCTCACAAAGGCGGAGACATGCTTGTTGTCGACCTACAAGGCATCGATGATGGGACAAGAGACGCCGTTACACGGGCCGTTGAGCAGGCCCTTGGTCAGAAAAAGCAAAAATAG
- a CDS encoding response regulator transcription factor — MGQIILIDGDRPSLNALVRLLESDGHRVRGFLDAETAMRDLSDPLNTLLITNTRLPGLDGMDLLRRLRSNSDLPVMLLSDARSDTEEAVGLHMGADDYVRKPYATRVMLERVRALLRRGRTTAQGPNAAARLLRGPLMMDRESYETRWNGQTLSLTATEFNVLWTLADRPGAVLDRAQILEAAYGTDLGVTDRSIDSQIKRLRMKLRKLDPEFESIETLYGLGYRYSLPGSNRVAA, encoded by the coding sequence ATGGGCCAAATCATACTGATTGACGGAGACCGGCCCAGCCTGAACGCCCTTGTCCGGTTGCTGGAAAGTGACGGGCATCGCGTACGCGGGTTTCTGGATGCAGAAACCGCAATGCGTGACTTGTCTGATCCGTTGAACACGCTGCTTATTACCAACACCCGCCTACCCGGGCTTGACGGCATGGATTTGCTGCGCCGCCTGCGCTCCAACAGCGACCTACCTGTCATGTTGTTGAGCGATGCCCGTTCGGACACGGAAGAAGCGGTTGGCTTGCACATGGGCGCTGATGATTATGTCCGCAAACCCTATGCCACCCGGGTGATGCTTGAACGTGTTCGGGCTCTGCTGCGTCGTGGACGTACAACAGCGCAAGGACCAAATGCTGCTGCCCGCCTGCTCCGGGGGCCACTTATGATGGACCGCGAGAGTTACGAAACACGCTGGAACGGCCAGACTCTTAGCCTGACCGCCACCGAGTTCAACGTGCTCTGGACCCTGGCCGATCGCCCAGGAGCGGTTCTTGACCGCGCACAAATTCTGGAAGCGGCCTACGGTACAGATCTCGGGGTGACCGACCGAAGCATCGACAGCCAGATCAAACGACTGCGGATGAAACTGCGCAAACTCGACCCCGAGTTCGAGAGTATCGAAACGCTATATGGTTTGGGGTATCGCTACTCCCTGCCGGGTAGTAACCGCGTCGCGGCTTAA
- the pepN gene encoding aminopeptidase N gives MKDAAPQTIYLKDYKPFGWIIDDVHLTFRLHPTATRVISRIRFRPDYDVHDRPFMLHGEGLKHISAKVDGHEVELHHVNGGIEVDVPHAPFNWEAEVEINPEANTALEGLYMSNGMYCTQCEAEGFRKITWYPDRPDVMAQFTVRIESDAEHTPVMLSNGNGLYYAQDNTQSPAPNISIYQDPWPKPAYLFALVAGDLVAHEDKFTTMFGREVDLSIWVRPGDEHKCAFGMEALKKSMKWDEDVYGREYDLDEFNIVAVDDFNMGAMENKGLNIFNSSCVLASPETSTDGNFERIEAIIAHEYFHNWTGNRITCRDWFQLCLKEGLTVFRDAQFTADMRSEPVKRIDDVLALRARQFPEDQGPLSHPVRPESFQEINNFYTATVYEKGAEVIGMLKTLVGDDAYKKALDLYFERHDGQACTIEDWIQVFEDSTDRDLGQFKLWYTQSGTPNVTVREEYTDDTFSLHFKQSSEPTPGQNKKLPQVIPVAVGLLNDNGEEVVPTKILELTEPEQSFSFEGHATRPVPSILRGFSAPVVLHQDIDNSRRAFLLANDTDPFNRWEAGRMLARDSLLSSIREGNAPNSDYLVGLRTLLGDTSLDPAYRALMMGQPSQSELAGVLHQAGVTPDPAAIHAASEALRSAKAEAFADILPEIYAANQVSGAYSPDAEPAGKRALANAALGLITKLDGGATAATQYAKANNMTLQLSALSALLDAEAGDEALQAFYDQWRDDRLVIDKWFSLQVMHAKPEALAKTTSRLTNHLDFDWKNPNRFRSVMGMLAAHHAGFHHESGASYALLADWLIKLDPVNPQTTARMCSAFQTWKRYDEDRQKLAGAQLKRIAEQPNLSRDTSEMISRIRGV, from the coding sequence ATGAAAGACGCAGCCCCACAGACGATCTATCTCAAAGACTATAAACCCTTTGGCTGGATCATCGACGACGTGCACCTGACATTCAGGTTGCACCCGACTGCCACTCGCGTCATCTCCCGCATCCGTTTCCGCCCTGACTATGACGTGCACGATCGCCCGTTCATGCTTCATGGAGAAGGCCTGAAGCACATTTCCGCAAAGGTCGATGGGCACGAAGTTGAACTCCACCATGTGAACGGCGGGATCGAGGTTGATGTGCCGCACGCGCCGTTCAACTGGGAAGCCGAAGTCGAGATCAACCCAGAAGCAAATACTGCTCTGGAAGGTCTCTACATGTCTAATGGGATGTATTGCACACAATGCGAAGCAGAAGGGTTCCGAAAGATCACATGGTATCCTGACCGACCGGACGTGATGGCACAATTCACGGTTAGGATCGAAAGCGACGCGGAACACACACCCGTGATGTTGTCAAACGGCAATGGCCTATACTATGCACAAGACAACACGCAATCGCCCGCGCCCAACATTTCTATTTATCAGGACCCGTGGCCCAAACCCGCCTATCTTTTTGCCCTCGTCGCAGGCGACCTCGTCGCCCATGAAGACAAGTTCACCACGATGTTCGGACGCGAAGTTGACCTCTCCATCTGGGTCCGCCCTGGTGACGAGCACAAATGCGCATTCGGCATGGAAGCTCTCAAAAAATCGATGAAATGGGACGAGGATGTCTATGGTCGCGAATACGATCTGGACGAATTCAATATTGTCGCGGTTGATGACTTCAACATGGGAGCAATGGAGAACAAAGGGCTTAATATCTTCAACAGTTCATGTGTACTGGCCAGCCCCGAGACTTCAACAGATGGCAATTTTGAGCGCATAGAAGCGATCATTGCACACGAGTATTTCCACAACTGGACCGGCAATCGCATCACGTGCCGAGATTGGTTCCAATTGTGTCTCAAAGAGGGTCTGACTGTTTTCCGCGATGCCCAGTTCACAGCTGACATGCGGTCAGAACCTGTGAAACGTATCGATGACGTTCTAGCTCTGCGGGCCCGTCAATTCCCTGAGGACCAAGGCCCTCTTAGTCACCCTGTCCGCCCGGAGAGTTTCCAGGAGATCAATAACTTCTACACGGCAACGGTCTACGAAAAAGGCGCGGAAGTGATTGGCATGCTGAAAACACTGGTCGGAGATGACGCTTACAAAAAAGCGCTCGACCTCTATTTTGAACGCCATGACGGTCAGGCCTGTACGATTGAAGACTGGATTCAAGTATTTGAGGACAGCACTGACCGCGACTTGGGCCAGTTCAAACTGTGGTACACACAATCCGGCACGCCCAACGTGACAGTGCGCGAAGAGTACACCGATGACACATTTTCCTTGCACTTCAAGCAATCCAGCGAACCAACGCCTGGCCAAAACAAGAAGCTGCCTCAGGTGATACCCGTTGCCGTTGGGCTGCTGAACGACAACGGCGAAGAAGTGGTTCCCACAAAAATTCTCGAATTAACTGAGCCGGAGCAAAGCTTCTCATTTGAGGGACACGCGACACGCCCGGTGCCGTCGATATTGCGGGGTTTCTCGGCTCCCGTGGTACTGCATCAAGACATCGACAATTCCCGTCGCGCGTTTTTGCTTGCAAACGACACAGATCCTTTCAACCGCTGGGAAGCCGGACGGATGCTTGCGCGGGACAGCCTCCTGTCCTCAATACGCGAAGGCAACGCGCCGAACTCGGACTACTTAGTCGGCCTAAGAACACTGCTCGGCGACACCAGCCTTGATCCCGCTTACCGAGCTTTGATGATGGGGCAACCGTCACAATCCGAGCTGGCCGGAGTCCTCCATCAGGCTGGTGTCACTCCGGACCCCGCCGCGATTCATGCCGCCAGTGAAGCCTTACGCTCAGCCAAGGCAGAGGCATTTGCCGACATTCTACCGGAAATCTATGCCGCCAATCAGGTCAGCGGCGCCTATTCACCGGACGCAGAGCCCGCTGGCAAACGGGCGTTGGCCAACGCGGCTTTGGGGCTCATTACTAAACTGGACGGCGGTGCAACTGCGGCAACACAATATGCCAAAGCGAACAACATGACGCTTCAACTGTCAGCCCTAAGCGCGCTTCTAGACGCCGAGGCCGGCGATGAAGCTCTGCAGGCTTTTTATGATCAGTGGCGTGACGACCGGTTGGTCATCGACAAGTGGTTCTCACTTCAAGTGATGCATGCCAAGCCCGAGGCCCTTGCCAAGACGACCTCACGACTGACCAACCATCTGGACTTCGACTGGAAAAACCCGAACAGGTTCCGATCTGTGATGGGTATGCTTGCGGCGCATCATGCGGGGTTCCATCATGAAAGCGGCGCATCATACGCACTTCTTGCGGACTGGCTAATCAAACTGGACCCAGTAAATCCGCAAACGACGGCCCGTATGTGCAGTGCCTTCCAGACATGGAAACGCTACGATGAAGATCGCCAAAAACTGGCAGGCGCACAGCTGAAGCGCATTGCCGAACAGCCCAATCTGAGCCGCGATACAAGCGAAATGATTTCAAGGATCAGAGGCGTCTGA